The DNA window CTTCTGTAATAAAAGCCGTATCCGCAAATACAACTTTTCCGTTTGACGGAAGCAGCTTTGCATAAGCCTTCAACGCTTCTCCTTTTTCTTCATCCGTTAGATGATGAAAAACATATGAGCTAACAATTGCATCTATATTTTCACTAACTACACTATATTCGAGTAAATCCCCATCTATTATTTTTATAGAAGGAAATCGGTTTGAAGTATGCTGACGCATCTTCGTGTTTGGTTCGATACCGATAACCGAAAAACCTGCTTCAATTAGCTTTGCTGTTAAATTTCCAGTACCTGTACCAAATTCTATAACGGTACCAGAAACACGTTCTGCTACTTCATTTAAAATTGTTTCATAACTTTCAAATACATCACGATACTCAGGATCTTTTCCAGAAACAGATGCATCGTAAGTGTGTGCCCATTCATCAAAAATGTCGACAAATTCTCTACCCATCATCTAACCCCTTTTATAAACATATTATTCCTAGTTGATTACTTTGTTTTAGGCTTAATACTAATAGTTATATCATATGGAGGAAAATTGTCAAATAAAAAAACCCAAGACACCAGGAGTCTTGGCAGAAAATAAATAAAAGAGTTTCTCCTCATTTTGGAGAAACTCTTTATGATTCATGATATTGGAAAGAATAGAGGGATGACAATCTGCAATGGAATACCGGCTTTCACAAAGTCAAAAAACTTATATCCACCCGCTGTCATTACTAATGCATTTGTCGATGATGCAACTGGAGTTGCAAAAGCCATACTAGAAGAAACTGCGATGGCGATAAAAAAACGTATATGGATTAGCGCTCTTAGCGGCTAATTGATAGATAATTTAATATCCAAATTTTCACTATTTTTCAACCTTATATACAGCATTTATTGCATCCCAATCTAGGGGTCTAGCCATACTGTTTTCAACTCGCTCTAGAGGCTTAAACCCGTATTGTGCATAAAGGGAATGTGCATCTCTTGTACCTAAGTGAAAATTTGTTCCTTTCAATCTTGGATGTTCAGTTATAATACCCATTAACCATTTGCTAAGGCCACGTCCTCTGTAATCTGGAAGTACAAAAACATCACCTAACCAAGAGTATCTAACAAGGTCAGACACAACACGTGCAAAACCAATTTGTTTCGTTGTCCCTTTAGTTGGATCACCATCAAAAATACCATAACAAAGAATAGAATTTTCGATTGATGCTATAACTAATTCCCTTGAAATACCCTTAAGCCAATAAGATTCCTCACTAAGAAACTTATAAATGACTTCCACATCCAACAAACTTTTATCGGTACAAATGAAAAATCCATCTTTACTAAAGAATTCAGCTTGTTCTTTCCCTAACATTTCCCTTGTCCCCCAGTGGCTGTGTAATTTTTATTCTGTTGACTTAATTTCATAAATAGAACTTTGTCATTAAAACGCGAACATTTGTCACTTCGTTGATTGAAGCGGCAGGTGGCGACTCCATCGGGATGAGTGAGACTGATATGCCATCACAAATGATGCGTAGTGGCGGTGATGGCTTATCGCTCACCCCGCGGAAAGCGTCCGCCTATAGCGGAAATCAACTAATTAATTACTTAGTTACTACAGATTTCTGAAAATTCTATTTTAATAGTAGCTTATATAGCCTATAATTGTAAATAATATCCTTATCATACAGTCTATCTCGATGAATAATAAGTAAAATAGAATAGTTACAGGAGGATCTAATTATGACACTATTAAATCGATTAAAGCCAGGAGATAAAATCGGAATATATTCCCCTTCGTCACCTATTACTTATTCTTCACCGAAACGATACGGAAGGGCTAAGTCCTTT is part of the Psychrobacillus sp. FSL H8-0483 genome and encodes:
- a CDS encoding class I SAM-dependent methyltransferase gives rise to the protein MGREFVDIFDEWAHTYDASVSGKDPEYRDVFESYETILNEVAERVSGTVIEFGTGTGNLTAKLIEAGFSVIGIEPNTKMRQHTSNRFPSIKIIDGDLLEYSVVSENIDAIVSSYVFHHLTDEEKGEALKAYAKLLPSNGKVVFADTAFITEEAKQAQIEKERKRGFHNVADDLEREYYTTIPILTRLFDNAGFKVKFTKMNDFVWLMDATKK
- a CDS encoding GNAT family N-acetyltransferase; protein product: MLGKEQAEFFSKDGFFICTDKSLLDVEVIYKFLSEESYWLKGISRELVIASIENSILCYGIFDGDPTKGTTKQIGFARVVSDLVRYSWLGDVFVLPDYRGRGLSKWLMGIITEHPRLKGTNFHLGTRDAHSLYAQYGFKPLERVENSMARPLDWDAINAVYKVEK